Sequence from the Priestia megaterium genome:
GTTCTTATCCGACTCTATTGTTTAAAGACATTCTCACAAGAGCTGGTTACGACGAAGCTGCATTTCAAAAACCAGCAGGCGTTAAAGATCTGCCAAAACCAATACGCTTAGAGCAAGTTAAAGACTTAAAACAAGAATTAACATTCCATCCATTTGGTTTGCTAACGGTAAATTTATCGTGGACACCTTCACCTGATAAAAGAGCTGTTTATTATGTTTATGAGAAAAAAGGAGATAAAGCCGAAGTAATTGGCAAAGTGAAGGGAAAAGGAGCATTTGAAAAAGAGCGTGTGAATCTGCTCGACAGTCCTACTTATTATGTAGTTCCTTACAATTCCCAAACAAAACAAAAAGGAAAAAAATCCAATGAAGTAACACCTGCTCTTTTTCAATAAAAAAAGGGAGAGTAGGGCGAATTTTTGACATTTTTAGCAGGTGGCTATACAAGTCGTAAAGAAATGGGTATAGTGACAAGTAGAGAATATAACGTGAAACTTTAATCAGTAGAGGAACCGGTATGTTCCTTTGCTGATTATTGTCTGTCTAATCGAAGAAAATACGGATGGAAGACAATCGAGAAAGGTGGAAATTATGAGTCAAGGAACGTTTAACGATACTTTTTTAAAAGCCTGTAGAGGGGAAAAAACGGATCATGTTCCGGTTTGGTATATGCGCCAAGCAGGGCGTTCGCAGCCGGAATACCGAAAGCTAAAAGAGAAGTACTCTTTATTTGAAATCACTCATCAGCCGGAGCTTGGAGCATACGTAACACGCCTGCCCGTTGAACAGTACGGAGTGGATGCAGCTATTTTATATAAAGATATAATGTCACCGCTTCCTTCAATTGGAGTGGATGTTGAAATCAAGTCAGGAATTGGTCCCGTAATTTCTAATCCAATTCAATCTTTAAGCGATGTAGAAAAACTAGGAGAAATTACGCCGGAAGAAGATGTTCCGTATGTATTAGATACGATTAAGCTGTTAACAACAGAACAGTTAAACGTACCTCTAATTGGCTTTGCGGGTGCTCCTTTTACAGTGGCAAGCTATATGATTGAAGGAGGACCTTCAAAAAATTACAATAAAACAAAAGCATTTATGTATACGGAACCTAAAGCATGGTTTGCACTAATGGATAAGTTAGCAGATATGACGATTACATATGTAAAAGCGCAAATTGACGCTGGGGCAAAAGCCATTCAAATCTTTGATTCATGGGTGGGTGCTTTAAATGTAGCGGATTATCGTTACTTTATAAAACCTGTTATGGAGCGAATTTTCACCTCTTTGCGTGAAAAAAATGTACCGCTCATTATGTTTGGAGTAGGAGCAAGTCATTTGGCAAAAGAATGGCATGATCTTCCGCTGGATGTAGTGGGATTAGATTGGCGAACGCAGCTGGATGAAGCACGTGCATTAGGCTTAACAAAAACACTGCAAGGAAACTTAGATCCTGCTATTTTGTTAGCTCCATGGGCAGTTATTGAAGAACGTGTAACAGAAATATTAGATAAAGGGATGGCCAGTCCTGGTTACGTCTTTAACTTAGGGCACGGCGTTTTTCCACAGGTTCAGCCGGAAACGTTGAAGCGTTTAACAACCTTTATTCATGAATATTCTGCAAATAGACAATAAATTGTCAAATAATTTGGAGCGCTAAACTTTGAATTTTTCTTTTTATTCATGGCAAAATGAAGACAAGTATTGAATCTAACAAAGAGGTGTCGAACACATGAGTAAAAAAGTAATGGGATTACTTGTAATGGCATATGGAACGCCATATAAAGAAGAAGATATTGAACGTTACTATACACATATCCGCCGCGGACGTAAACCTTCACCGGAAGCCTTAGAAGATTTACAAAACCGCTACGAAGCAATCGGGGGCATTTCACCTCTTGCAAAAATTACGCAACAGCAAATGGAAAGTCTGGAAAAGCGCTTGAATGAAGTGCAGAATGAAATTGAATTTAAAGCGTATCTTGGCTTAAAGCATATTGAACCATTTGTTGAAGATGCAGTAGAAGCAATGCATAAAGACGGAATTAAAGAAGCGGTCAGCATTGTGCTTGCACCTCACTTTTCAACGTTTAGCGTAAAATCCTATAATGGGCGCGCCAAAGAAACGGCTGAAAAATTAGGAGGACCAATCATTCATTCTGTAGAAAGCTGGTACAGTGAGCCAAAGTTCATTCAGTACTGGGCTACACGTGTTAAACAAACGTTTGATTTAATAGACGAAGAGAAACGCCAAAAAGCCGTGTTGATTGTTTCTGCGCATAGCTTGCCAGAAAAAATTATTGCAGCAGGAGATCCATATCCAAATCAGCTTCAAGAAACAGCGGATTTAATTGCACAAGCAGCTGGTATTGAACATTACGAAATTGGCTGGCAAAGTGCTGGAAATACGCCTGAGCCATGGATAGGTCCTGATGTCCAAGATTTAACAAGAAAATTGCATGAAGAAAAAGGCTATACTTCGTTCGTCTATACCCCGGTTGGATTTATCGCAGACCACTTAGAAGTACTTTATGATAACGACTACGAATGCAAAGTGGTGACAGATGAAATTGGGGCTGATTATTACCGCCCTGAAATGCCGAATGCACAGCCTGAATTTATCGATGGGTTAGCTACAGTTGTGTTAAAACGAATTGCCCGTTAAGTCAATATAGATTCTTTGTACGTTGAACAGGGACGAAAAGTAACTTATAATCAATATAAAGAAAAGTAAGAAGCGAGCTATGGATTTCCATAATCGCTTCTCTTTATATTGAATTTTACAGAAAAGGCGATGATAACATGACGGATAGACGAAAAAAGGTTGTCATCATCGGTGGAGGAATAACAGGTCTTTCAGCTGCCTATTATTTGCAAAAAAAAATAAAGGATCATCAGCTGCCAATTGATCTTCAACTAATAGAAGCGACGCATCGGCTTGGTGGGAAAATTCAAACGGTCAAACGAGACGGGTATTTATTTGAAAAAGGTCCTGATTCATTTTTAGCGCGTAAGCTAGCTGCTACAAAACTGGCAAAAGAAGTGGGGCTAGGCAGGGAGCTAGTTGGAAATGAAAAGGGAAAATCCTATATTCTAGTAAAAGATACACCGCATGCGCTGCCTGATGGTGCTGTAATGGGGATACCAACCAAGTTATCTCCTTTTATCACAACAGGGTTATTTTCACCTGTTGGCAAGCTGCGCGCAGCAGCTGATTTTTTTATACCGAAGACAAAAAATCAGGATGACCGTTCGCTAGGCGTATTTTTTAGAAGACGGTTTGGTGATGAAGTTGTTGAAAATTTAATTGAGCCTCTATTATCAGGAATTTACGCAGGAGACGTTGATCGTTTGAGTTTAAGATCAACATTTCCACAGTTTCTGCATGCTGAACATAAGTATAGAAGCTTAATTGTTGGAATGAAAAAGCTAAAAGAAATTCACCCACAGCACGGTGATGATTCGGAGTTTAAAAAAAATAGTGTCTTTTTAACATTAAAAGAAGGTCTTCAATCGCTAGTAGATGGGGTAGAAAAAGCAATAGATCCTGATATTATTACAAAAGGAATAAAAGTAGAGAAAATTTATAAAGAAGATACCACATATGAATTATCGTTAAATAGCGGGAAAGTAATAAAAGCAGACAGCGTTATTGTAACTTCTCCTCATGCAGCTGCTCAGTCTATGCTTTCGGAATATAAAATATTCGAACCGTTGAAGCATATGCCTTCCACTTCAGTTGCTACTGTTGTGATAGCCTTTGCACAAGAAGCGCTGCAAGACAATCTAGATGCAATGAACATTGCCGTTTCAAGAAATAGCGATTACACGATTACGGCGTGCACATGGCTAAATAAAAAGTGGCCGCATGCGGTTCCGGAAGGAAAAGTGCTGCTGAGATGTTTAGTTGGACGAACCGGGGATGAAGCTGTGGTGGATCAGCCTGACGATGAAATTTTCAAAATTGTCCTGGAGGATTTGAAGAAGCTCATCACAATTTCTGCTGAGCCCGAATTTTACGCGGTAACGAGATGGAAGCAGTCAATGCCTCAGTATACGGTCGGACATCACGATATGCTAGATACGATGAACGAAAAGCTTGAAAAAGAGCTTGCCGGTCTTTATGTAGCGGGAAGCTCATACGAAGGTCTGGGTATACCAGAATGTGTAGAGCAAGGAGAAGATGTGGCTAAAAAAGCGGTTAAATATGTGCAGCAACTGTAGAAGTGGAGCGGTGAATCAATGCTCCGCTTTTTTGTCTACTACCTGTAGAGAAAGGTTATACTAAGAGAAGAGATTGTGGTTGAAAAGCAAAAGAAACTTATGCTATAGTAAAACCGTACTTGTTGACTGAAATATTCATTTGGTCAGAAAGAAGGGGATAACGTGGCTATAGACCGAAAGCAATCAGTTGTTGATGCAGCGTCAAAATCATTTGCGCTGTTTGGATATAAAGCAACGACTATGGAGCAAGTGGCGAAGCTTGCAAATGTCGGAAAAGGAACGATTTATACTTTTTTTAAAAACAAAGAAGAGTTATTCGATGAAATTGTTACACGAATGATTCGAGAAATGACAGATGCAGCTGAAACTGTCATTGATAGCAACCGTCCTTTTTTTGAAAATGCCCAAGCAGCTATTTTTCGAATCTTAGAATTCCGCACTGAGCATCAGCTCATGCTGAAGCTGGTACAGGAACAGCAGTTAGGCACTACAGCAGTGCAAGAAGTGCTGGTGCGAGTAGAAGAAGAGATTTTGACTTATATAAAAAACAAAATCGAAATTGCGATTTCTAAAAAAGAAATCAAACCGTGCAACCCGGAGCTCACAGCTTTTCTACTATTTAAAATGTACATTGCACTCGTCTATGATTGGGAAAAACGGCATGAGCCGCTTTCAGAAGAAAAAATTGCTGAATTAATTGAACTATACTTTTTACGCGGTCTGTCTCAGTGAGATGGGCTTTTTTCATAGAAAAAACAAAAAAGGTCTCATGACGAGACCTTTTTTTATTGTTCATTAGTATCTTTTTTTACACCGTTTAATTCTGTATTCCCTGTTTTTGCATCTTCTTCTTTTTGTTCTACTTCTGTATTTCCTTGCTTTTTAAGCTTGAAGTAGGCATCAATAACATCACCTGTAATAGTTTTACTTTGTCCTCCAGAATTCGCTCCAGCCACATACGCAGAAGGAATAACAACTGCTACGGCTACTTCAGGATTATCATAAGGCGCATAAGAGACAAAAGTGGAGTTACGTACGCTTACGCCTTGATTATAGGTTTCAGCTGTTCCTGACTTACCTGCTATATTATATTTTCTGTATTTTGGATTTGTATACAAGGCGTGCCCAGTACCGCCTTGAGCAGTAACAACACGACGAAAACCACGCTTTACGATGTCAATTTGTGACTGATTCATGGTAATACGGTTTAATACTTGTGGTTCCACGGAACTTTGTATACTTCCTTTTAGTTCGCTGTCAAGTTCAGGCTCACGAATTTCTTTCACAAGGTGAGGTTTCATTCTGTATCCACCGTTGGCAATTGTTGAAATGTATTGAACAAGCTGAAGCGGTGTATACGTATCGTATTGACCAATTGCAAAGTCGAGAGCTTTACCAGGTTCATTTGTTACAGTATTACGAATACCGGTTGATTCGTTTTCTAAATCAATTCCAGTTGGAATGCCAAGACCGAACTGGCTGTAGTATGAACGCATCTTATTAAAAATAGACGGTGAGATATGCAATGATCCACCAGGTCGATAAGTTTCACCAGCCATGTTTAGAATCGTTCTATACATAAAAACGTTAGAAGATTGCTCAAGGGCTTTTTCGATACCTGTAGCTCCCATATTATGAGAGGATTTCTTCGGTTTAGTACCAGCAAACTTCATTGGCGCGTCATAAAAAACCGTGCCAGGCTGAATTGCACCTGAGTCAAGTCCGGCTAGAACGGTCGCTCCTTTAACAGCGGAACCTACTTCATAAGAAGTTGTAAGATTTCCAAGCGCGAAGTCTTGAACTTTGCGTGCTCCTGTTTGTTTGTCAGTAACAAGCTGTTTTCCTCCCATCGCTAAAATGTCTCCTGTATGTGGATCCATCATGATAGCAAACGCTCGGTCCATCAGGCGGTTCCTAGCAGCGCCTTCAAGTACAGCTTTCGTTAAAACATCTTCGACTTGCTTTTGCAGCTCCATATCAATTGTTAAAATTAAGTCACTGCCGCGCTGACCTTCAGTAACGGTCTCTTGGCTCACTAAGTTGCCGGAGCGATCGGTTACGTTTTGTATGCGCGCTTTTTGACCGCGAAGAACGTCTTCGTACTGCTTTTCTAAATAACTTTTTCCAACTCGGTCGTTACGGCTGTAGCCGTGTGACAAATAGTACTGTAAGTTTTCGCTTGGCAATCCTTCATCAGCTGATGTGATTTTACCAAGCAGGGTGCTAAGTAAGTCATCGTATGTATACATACGGTCCCAGTAAGTTGTCGTATCGACGCCCGGCAAGTCACTCAGCTGCTCACTAATAACGGCAAGCTCTTTATCAGTTAAGCCGCTTTTAATAATTTGAGCAGTTAACGCATACCCGCCTTCCATCTTGCTTTTAATGGCAATCACTTCAAGGTCGTCTTTCACCGATAGAAGTTCATTTTTAGTAATACGCTTCAGCTGAAGAGGATACAAATCATCTTCAGAAATTTTTTCTTCTTTTACTTTTTGCTTATCCGCTGCGGTAATTTTTTTCGCTGCTGCTTTTGGATGAGTTGCAATCCAGTAATCTTTTAAGTCGCGTTCTGTTAGCTTAATCGTATTTTTATCTTTCTTTTTATCCGATTTGCCAAACACGTCTGTTGTAACAGGAACATCAATAAGAGTGGCAAGCTTTCTAGCTACTTTTAGCTTGTCTTCTTGAGTGACGCCTTTCAAACGCGTGTACGTGACAGCGTTCAACGGTTTATTATCCACGATAACGCGGTCATAGCGGTCTAGCATCTTTCCGCGAGGAACCGGTGAATCTACCGTTTCATCTTCTGTTTTTTCAACTTCTCGTTTATAGTTCTCTCCGTACACAATCTGTACGAAGCCTAATCGTAAAATGAGTGCAGAAAAAAGCAGGAAAACCACAATAAACAGCCAGTTAATTCGAAATGAGACATGTGTTTTTTTGCGCTTTTTAGTTTTCATGTAAACCCCTTCACTTTGTTTATACAAGTTAAAAAAATTCATAAATTTTCTTATGAATCTATCACTCTACATATTAACATAATTTTGTCTATAAATGTTATTAGGTGGAATAAAACAGACAAAAAATTTATAGAAATTTTTGCGGAAGAAGAGAGACCTGTCGAAGGTTGCTGAAGGGGGTGTTCAATATTTTCCACTCGGTTGTTCAATATTGTTACCTGTTCAAATGTCCTAGAATCGGTAAAATAAAGAGAGATAGATATCAAGGGGGGCAAAACGAATGAAAATGAAAAGGCTTTCAATAATGTCTGGCGTGTTAGCAACATCACTTTTATTTGCGACAGCATGTTCAAACTCAGGTACGGATTCAAAAGCAAGTAAATCAACAGGCTCAGGTGATCAAGTTGTTATTGATATGTTCCAGTTCAAAGTGGAAATTGCAGATCAGCTGAAAGAATTAACGGATGAATATACAAAAGAACATCCAAACGTAAAGTTTAACATCCAAACAGTCGGCGGAGGCGCGGACTATGGTGCAGCATTAAAAGCACAGTTTGCCTCTGGAAATGAACCTGATATCTTTAACAATGGAGGGTTCCAAGAAGCGCAAACGTGGAAGGATAAATTAGAAGATTTATCTGATCAGCCGTGGGTAGATAATCTGTATGATATCGCCAAAGAACCGATGACAATGGACGGAAAAATCTATGGTCAGCCGCTAAACTTAGAAGGTTATGGTTTTATTTATAATAAAGATTTATTTGAAAAAGCAGGCATTAAAGAATTACCTAAAACGCTGTCAGAATTAGAAGCAGCTTCTAAAAAGCTTAAAGCAAAAGGCATTACGCCATTTTCTAATGGATACGGCGAGTGGTGGGTGCTAGGTAACCACTTATTTAATATTCCAATGGCACAGCAAGACGATCCAGATGCGTTTATTAAAGGTCTAAACGAAGGAAAAGCAAAATTTGAAGGCAATGAAACGTTTAAGCAATTTATGAATCTGTTCGATTTAACGTTAAAGTATGGAAATAAAAATCCACTAACGACAGACTACAATACACAAGTTACTCAATTTGCTTCTGGTGAAACAGCAATGATGCAACAAGGTAACTGGACGGTAAATATGATTACGAAAATTAATCCGGACATGAAAATGGGCTTTATTCCAATGCCAATCAGCAACGATGCGAAGAAAAATGATAAATTAGCAATCGGAGTTCCAAATAACTGGGTAGTGAACAAAAATGCGCCAGATGCAGATAAAAAAGCAGCGAAGGAATTCTTAAATTGGATGGTTTCTTCTAAAGAGGGTCAAAAATTCTTAGTTGAAAAGTTCAAGTTCATTCCAGCGTTCAAAAACATCGATGGAAAAGGAATCGATTCTTTATCTGATGATATCTTAAAATACTCTGAAGAAGGTAAAACATTATCTTGGAACTGG
This genomic interval carries:
- a CDS encoding ABC transporter substrate-binding protein, whose translation is MKMKRLSIMSGVLATSLLFATACSNSGTDSKASKSTGSGDQVVIDMFQFKVEIADQLKELTDEYTKEHPNVKFNIQTVGGGADYGAALKAQFASGNEPDIFNNGGFQEAQTWKDKLEDLSDQPWVDNLYDIAKEPMTMDGKIYGQPLNLEGYGFIYNKDLFEKAGIKELPKTLSELEAASKKLKAKGITPFSNGYGEWWVLGNHLFNIPMAQQDDPDAFIKGLNEGKAKFEGNETFKQFMNLFDLTLKYGNKNPLTTDYNTQVTQFASGETAMMQQGNWTVNMITKINPDMKMGFIPMPISNDAKKNDKLAIGVPNNWVVNKNAPDADKKAAKEFLNWMVSSKEGQKFLVEKFKFIPAFKNIDGKGIDSLSDDILKYSEEGKTLSWNWFKYPEGTVQEVGAAMQSYAGKQMTEEEFMKKLDTIWAKMKK
- a CDS encoding TetR/AcrR family transcriptional regulator; translated protein: MAIDRKQSVVDAASKSFALFGYKATTMEQVAKLANVGKGTIYTFFKNKEELFDEIVTRMIREMTDAAETVIDSNRPFFENAQAAIFRILEFRTEHQLMLKLVQEQQLGTTAVQEVLVRVEEEILTYIKNKIEIAISKKEIKPCNPELTAFLLFKMYIALVYDWEKRHEPLSEEKIAELIELYFLRGLSQ
- the hemY gene encoding protoporphyrinogen oxidase: MTDRRKKVVIIGGGITGLSAAYYLQKKIKDHQLPIDLQLIEATHRLGGKIQTVKRDGYLFEKGPDSFLARKLAATKLAKEVGLGRELVGNEKGKSYILVKDTPHALPDGAVMGIPTKLSPFITTGLFSPVGKLRAAADFFIPKTKNQDDRSLGVFFRRRFGDEVVENLIEPLLSGIYAGDVDRLSLRSTFPQFLHAEHKYRSLIVGMKKLKEIHPQHGDDSEFKKNSVFLTLKEGLQSLVDGVEKAIDPDIITKGIKVEKIYKEDTTYELSLNSGKVIKADSVIVTSPHAAAQSMLSEYKIFEPLKHMPSTSVATVVIAFAQEALQDNLDAMNIAVSRNSDYTITACTWLNKKWPHAVPEGKVLLRCLVGRTGDEAVVDQPDDEIFKIVLEDLKKLITISAEPEFYAVTRWKQSMPQYTVGHHDMLDTMNEKLEKELAGLYVAGSSYEGLGIPECVEQGEDVAKKAVKYVQQL
- the hemE gene encoding uroporphyrinogen decarboxylase — protein: MSQGTFNDTFLKACRGEKTDHVPVWYMRQAGRSQPEYRKLKEKYSLFEITHQPELGAYVTRLPVEQYGVDAAILYKDIMSPLPSIGVDVEIKSGIGPVISNPIQSLSDVEKLGEITPEEDVPYVLDTIKLLTTEQLNVPLIGFAGAPFTVASYMIEGGPSKNYNKTKAFMYTEPKAWFALMDKLADMTITYVKAQIDAGAKAIQIFDSWVGALNVADYRYFIKPVMERIFTSLREKNVPLIMFGVGASHLAKEWHDLPLDVVGLDWRTQLDEARALGLTKTLQGNLDPAILLAPWAVIEERVTEILDKGMASPGYVFNLGHGVFPQVQPETLKRLTTFIHEYSANRQ
- the hemH gene encoding ferrochelatase; translation: MSKKVMGLLVMAYGTPYKEEDIERYYTHIRRGRKPSPEALEDLQNRYEAIGGISPLAKITQQQMESLEKRLNEVQNEIEFKAYLGLKHIEPFVEDAVEAMHKDGIKEAVSIVLAPHFSTFSVKSYNGRAKETAEKLGGPIIHSVESWYSEPKFIQYWATRVKQTFDLIDEEKRQKAVLIVSAHSLPEKIIAAGDPYPNQLQETADLIAQAAGIEHYEIGWQSAGNTPEPWIGPDVQDLTRKLHEEKGYTSFVYTPVGFIADHLEVLYDNDYECKVVTDEIGADYYRPEMPNAQPEFIDGLATVVLKRIAR
- a CDS encoding peptidoglycan D,D-transpeptidase FtsI family protein — its product is MKTKKRKKTHVSFRINWLFIVVFLLFSALILRLGFVQIVYGENYKREVEKTEDETVDSPVPRGKMLDRYDRVIVDNKPLNAVTYTRLKGVTQEDKLKVARKLATLIDVPVTTDVFGKSDKKKDKNTIKLTERDLKDYWIATHPKAAAKKITAADKQKVKEEKISEDDLYPLQLKRITKNELLSVKDDLEVIAIKSKMEGGYALTAQIIKSGLTDKELAVISEQLSDLPGVDTTTYWDRMYTYDDLLSTLLGKITSADEGLPSENLQYYLSHGYSRNDRVGKSYLEKQYEDVLRGQKARIQNVTDRSGNLVSQETVTEGQRGSDLILTIDMELQKQVEDVLTKAVLEGAARNRLMDRAFAIMMDPHTGDILAMGGKQLVTDKQTGARKVQDFALGNLTTSYEVGSAVKGATVLAGLDSGAIQPGTVFYDAPMKFAGTKPKKSSHNMGATGIEKALEQSSNVFMYRTILNMAGETYRPGGSLHISPSIFNKMRSYYSQFGLGIPTGIDLENESTGIRNTVTNEPGKALDFAIGQYDTYTPLQLVQYISTIANGGYRMKPHLVKEIREPELDSELKGSIQSSVEPQVLNRITMNQSQIDIVKRGFRRVVTAQGGTGHALYTNPKYRKYNIAGKSGTAETYNQGVSVRNSTFVSYAPYDNPEVAVAVVIPSAYVAGANSGGQSKTITGDVIDAYFKLKKQGNTEVEQKEEDAKTGNTELNGVKKDTNEQ